A section of the Alkalihalobacillus sp. LMS39 genome encodes:
- a CDS encoding phenylalanine--tRNA ligase beta subunit-related protein, with amino-acid sequence MNDISICPILKNILPSFQVGLIQYKEITVSESPQMLKGRLRFYQEELEISLENEDISIIKTISEWRNILKTLGVDRSKYRVSSEALLRRIKKGQFFNPINSAVDVNNLLSVQYRLPFGIYDTQQLEQPFQIRLGTENESYIGINGRENNCHNKIVISDSKGPFGSPIVDSNRSIVTEQTENAIQVVYLTPMFDSAGELLASVAKMFTDIHGGSAEIKII; translated from the coding sequence ATGAACGATATATCTATCTGTCCTATATTAAAAAATATCCTACCTTCTTTTCAAGTTGGACTCATCCAATATAAAGAAATAACGGTAAGTGAATCTCCACAAATGTTAAAGGGTCGACTTCGTTTTTATCAGGAAGAGCTTGAAATCTCTCTTGAAAACGAAGACATCTCTATAATAAAGACTATAAGTGAATGGCGCAACATCTTAAAGACATTAGGGGTCGACCGTTCGAAATATCGTGTTTCGTCTGAAGCTTTATTACGACGAATAAAAAAAGGACAATTTTTCAATCCCATTAACTCTGCCGTTGATGTGAATAATTTACTTTCTGTTCAATATCGATTACCTTTTGGCATTTATGATACTCAGCAACTCGAACAACCTTTTCAAATTCGACTTGGCACAGAAAATGAAAGTTATATTGGAATTAACGGTCGAGAGAATAATTGTCACAATAAAATTGTCATTTCTGATTCAAAAGGGCCTTTTGGAAGCCCTATTGTCGATTCCAATCGTTCCATTGTTACTGAACAAACTGAAAATGCAATACAAGTCGTATATTTAACACCAATGTTCGATTCAGCTGGAGAGCTGTTAGCCTCAGTTGCAAAGATGTTTACAGACATTCACGGAGGATCAGCTGAAATAAAAATCATATAA